A genomic segment from Amycolatopsis camponoti encodes:
- a CDS encoding IS5 family transposase (programmed frameshift) — protein sequence MREEVLTDQLWERLEPLLPVHPRRFRYPGRKRADDRAALEGILYVIRTGIGWNRLPTALFGASGATCWRRLTEWHEAGVWQQLHERLLAELRAAGLLDLSAALVDSTHLRALKRGDHTGPSPVDRRKLGSKHHLITDAHGTPLAVTLTGGHRNDVTQLIPLLDAIPPIRGLVGKPRRRPRRLYADRGYDHDKYRRLVRARGITPVIARRGVEHGSGLGKVRWPVERTFAWLKNFRRLRIRTERRADVHQAILSLACSIICLRKLILN from the exons ATGCGTGAGGAGGTTCTGACCGACCAGCTGTGGGAGCGGCTGGAGCCGCTGCTTCCGGTACATCCACGGCGGTTCCGCTACCCGGGGCGCAAGCGCGCCGACGACCGCGCTGCACTGGAAGGCATCCTGTACGTGATCCGCACCGGTATCGGCTGGAACCGCCTGCCGACGGCGCTGTTCGGCGCCTCCGGGGCCACCTGCTGGCGGCGGCTGACCGAATGGCACGAGGCCGGCGTCTGGCAGCAGCTGCACGAACGCCTGCTCGCCGAGCTACGTGCCGCCGGGCTACTGGACCTCTCGGCCGCGCTGGTGGACTCCACGCACCTGCGGGCCCTCA AAAGGGGGGACCACACTGGCCCCAGCCCGGTCGACCGCCGCAAGCTTGGCTCGAAACACCACCTGATCACCGACGCCCACGGCACCCCACTTGCGGTCACGCTCACCGGCGGCCACCGCAATGACGTCACCCAGCTGATCCCGCTGCTCGACGCCATCCCACCGATCCGCGGCCTGGTCGGCAAGCCACGCCGTCGGCCGCGCCGGCTCTACGCCGATCGCGGCTACGACCACGACAAGTACCGCCGCCTGGTCCGCGCCCGCGGGATCACCCCGGTCATCGCCCGCCGCGGCGTCGAACACGGCTCAGGCCTGGGCAAAGTCCGGTGGCCTGTGGAACGCACCTTCGCCTGGCTCAAAAACTTCCGCCGTCTGCGCATCCGCACTGAACGACGAGCCGACGTGCATCAAGCCATCCTCAGCCTCGCCTGCTCGATCATCTGCCTCCGCAAACTCATTCTGAACTGA
- a CDS encoding glucose-1-phosphate thymidylyltransferase, translating into MVQPSTFFALDHLTAGRLFGGIDRAWELLPRLPDVVASWLDGRQVIEGEVMAGAVIGPEPVFVAAGARIEPGAYLCGPAYVGPGAVIRHGAYVRQNCILLDGAVLGHASEMKNSVMLPGAKAPHFAYLGDSILGSRVNLGAGTKLSNLSITALRHQKTLTVQIDGVVYDTGLTKLGAILGDDVQTGCNVVLNPGTLLGRGARVYPNTSVRGYHGPGEILKLRQHVETAKWR; encoded by the coding sequence ATGGTGCAGCCGAGTACCTTCTTCGCTCTCGATCACCTGACTGCCGGCCGGCTGTTCGGCGGCATCGACCGCGCGTGGGAGCTGTTGCCGCGTCTGCCCGATGTCGTGGCGTCGTGGTTGGACGGCCGGCAGGTGATCGAGGGTGAGGTCATGGCGGGCGCGGTGATCGGTCCCGAACCCGTGTTCGTCGCCGCGGGAGCCCGGATCGAACCTGGTGCCTACCTCTGCGGGCCGGCGTATGTCGGGCCGGGTGCCGTGATCCGTCACGGCGCCTACGTCCGGCAGAACTGCATCTTGCTGGACGGCGCCGTCCTCGGCCACGCGTCGGAAATGAAGAATTCGGTCATGCTGCCGGGAGCCAAGGCGCCGCACTTCGCCTACCTGGGTGACAGCATCCTGGGCAGCCGAGTCAATCTCGGGGCCGGTACCAAGTTGAGTAACCTGTCCATCACCGCTCTGAGGCACCAGAAGACGCTCACAGTGCAGATCGACGGCGTAGTCTACGACACCGGCCTGACGAAGTTGGGAGCCATCCTCGGCGATGACGTCCAAACCGGATGCAATGTCGTGCTGAATCCTGGCACACTGCTTGGCCGCGGAGCCCGGGTCTATCCCAATACGAGTGTCCGCGGCTACCACGGTCCCGGCGAGATCCTCAAATTGCGGCAGCACGTCGAGACAGCGAAGTGGCGTTGA
- a CDS encoding recombinase family protein: protein MRPIRCAERADELDHAVIRRQLRHRSNVHPHQPHPAQFPPADNAADLLAQWMSRKNQIGTTSTDVQVNGIRFAFYGRTSTTRHQDRVSSQGWQRDMADELVAGHGQVVAVYFDAGTSRRVLWRQRPQAARLMTETSSPESAIDAIVVGEYERASTGTQFATLYTWCNRHGIQLWLPETGGPVDLSNRDHRALVSLLATQSQREVLRARHRVLAAMHNQVTQQGRYLGGRPPYGYQLVDAGPHPNPADARWGRRLQRLAPDPRTAPHVAWIFRQRLAGHSVTSIARGLNERSVPCPSSADRDRNRHRTCEAWTLRTVAVILANPRYTGRQTWNRRATDTSGPASLPALSAKAAHPALVTEQNFLAAQQIRAARPTHDGRTRRFALAGLIHCGVCGRRLDSHWNHGRPTYRCRHGHTSTQRANQPRPKTLYIREDHLVDELNIQLGHEGNDGHATREFDRPRHRRVAAALRDSGKIIVYDGTEWRLQNIDSS from the coding sequence GTGCGCCCGATCCGCTGCGCCGAACGGGCGGACGAACTCGACCACGCCGTCATAAGACGTCAGCTTCGCCATCGGTCCAACGTGCATCCGCATCAACCACACCCGGCTCAGTTTCCTCCAGCGGACAACGCCGCGGACTTACTTGCGCAGTGGATGAGCCGAAAGAACCAGATCGGGACTACATCCACAGACGTCCAGGTGAACGGCATACGGTTCGCGTTCTACGGCCGCACGTCGACCACCCGCCATCAAGACCGCGTGTCGTCACAGGGCTGGCAACGCGACATGGCCGACGAGTTAGTCGCGGGCCACGGCCAGGTCGTCGCCGTCTACTTCGACGCCGGCACCTCACGCCGCGTCCTATGGCGCCAGCGACCGCAGGCTGCGCGGCTCATGACCGAGACCTCCAGCCCGGAGTCCGCGATCGATGCGATCGTGGTCGGCGAATACGAACGCGCCTCCACCGGCACCCAGTTCGCCACCCTCTACACCTGGTGCAACCGCCACGGTATTCAGCTCTGGCTCCCCGAGACAGGCGGGCCGGTCGATTTGAGCAACCGCGATCACCGGGCGCTGGTGTCGCTGCTGGCCACCCAGTCTCAGCGCGAAGTGCTCCGTGCTCGACATCGGGTACTGGCGGCGATGCATAACCAGGTCACCCAGCAAGGCCGCTACCTCGGCGGCCGACCACCCTACGGCTACCAGCTCGTCGACGCCGGTCCCCACCCCAACCCCGCCGACGCCCGCTGGGGCCGACGCCTCCAACGCCTCGCACCCGACCCCCGAACCGCACCCCACGTCGCCTGGATATTTCGGCAGCGTCTCGCCGGACACAGCGTCACCAGCATCGCCCGCGGCCTGAACGAACGGAGCGTGCCTTGCCCGTCGAGCGCCGACCGGGACCGCAATCGCCACCGAACCTGCGAGGCCTGGACCCTACGCACCGTCGCCGTCATCCTGGCGAACCCGCGATACACCGGCCGGCAGACCTGGAACCGCCGCGCCACCGACACCAGTGGCCCAGCGTCCCTACCTGCACTGTCTGCGAAGGCCGCACATCCTGCACTCGTCACCGAACAGAACTTCCTCGCCGCGCAGCAGATCCGAGCGGCGCGACCAACCCACGACGGCCGGACCCGTCGGTTCGCACTCGCCGGTTTGATTCACTGCGGCGTGTGCGGTCGGCGACTGGACTCGCACTGGAACCACGGGCGACCGACCTATCGCTGCCGCCACGGCCACACCAGCACCCAACGCGCGAACCAGCCGCGACCGAAGACGCTCTACATCCGTGAAGACCACCTCGTCGACGAGCTCAACATCCAACTTGGACATGAAGGCAACGACGGCCACGCCACGCGGGAGTTTGACCGACCACGACACAGACGTGTGGCGGCGGCGCTGCGCGACTCAGGAAAGATCATTGTCTACGACGGCACCGAATGGCGCCTGCAGAACATCGATTCGAGCTAA
- a CDS encoding IS481 family transposase has translation MTHANAPLTPAGRLRLARCVVDDGWPLRRAAERFQVAVTTAKRWADRYRADGAAGMTDRSSRPHHSPSRTSARTERRIIKVRVLRRWGPARIAFLLGLNPATVHRVLSRYRLARLTYLDRATGRVVRRYEHDAPGDLIHVDIKKLGNIPDGGGHRAVGRQAGQRHRTLTEGKRRDRNGNSHVGSSYLHNAVDDHSRLAYSEILADETKETATEFWTRAQKFFTSVGIIVTKVLTDNGFCYKSHLWRDTLREAGVVHKRTRPYRPQTNGKVERFNRTLLEEWAYARPYRSERERRGAYPGWLHTYNHHRGHTALGGKPPATRVPNLTGQYS, from the coding sequence GTGACCCACGCTAACGCACCCCTGACCCCCGCCGGGAGATTGCGGCTGGCCCGATGTGTCGTGGACGACGGATGGCCGCTGCGGCGTGCCGCCGAGCGATTCCAGGTCGCGGTCACCACTGCGAAACGCTGGGCCGACCGCTACCGCGCCGATGGTGCTGCCGGCATGACCGACCGGTCCTCACGTCCGCACCACAGCCCATCGCGAACCTCCGCTCGCACCGAACGACGAATCATCAAGGTCCGGGTACTGCGCCGATGGGGGCCGGCCCGGATCGCGTTCTTGCTCGGTCTCAACCCCGCCACCGTGCACCGGGTCCTGTCTCGCTACCGGCTGGCCCGCCTGACTTATCTGGATCGCGCCACCGGGCGGGTGGTACGCCGCTACGAGCACGACGCACCCGGTGACCTGATCCACGTCGACATCAAGAAACTCGGCAACATCCCCGACGGAGGCGGCCACCGGGCGGTGGGGCGGCAAGCCGGGCAACGCCACCGCACCCTCACCGAAGGCAAAAGACGCGACCGCAACGGCAACAGCCACGTCGGATCCAGCTACCTGCACAACGCCGTGGACGACCATTCGCGGCTGGCCTACAGCGAAATCCTGGCCGACGAGACCAAAGAAACCGCGACCGAGTTCTGGACACGAGCACAGAAGTTCTTCACGTCCGTCGGTATCATTGTCACCAAGGTGCTGACAGACAACGGGTTTTGCTACAAGTCTCATCTCTGGCGCGACACGCTGCGCGAGGCGGGCGTCGTCCACAAACGCACCCGTCCTTATCGGCCGCAGACCAACGGAAAGGTCGAGCGGTTCAACCGCACCTTGCTCGAGGAGTGGGCCTACGCACGCCCCTACCGCTCAGAACGTGAACGACGGGGCGCTTATCCGGGGTGGTTGCACACCTACAATCACCACCGCGGCCACACCGCACTCGGCGGCAAACCACCCGCCACCCGCGTCCCCAACCTCACGGGTCAGTACAGCTAG
- a CDS encoding NACHT domain-containing protein, producing MNSEEIFASNLSKDLAAFADPGAEVQVLPASELEFRGSWYQDGKLRSFTFTRATIDSSWPDGVIQGQTRTSYRSFLSGAGMADLRGIARNTINVISALPNYVTLDANLIGEHDETGESLDSSTLIQSLAEPGDGRTNVVFITADAGVGKTSLLRHLVRSKAIQYMEGASSSLWLYVDAQGRRLAQLDEAIAAELDDVRAKIPYHASVPLVRSGALVLVVDGFDELIGSVGSYDEAFSSLANFISDLDGYGCIIAAARSTYYEQEFLTRSASSLGSLADSWILTAVRLLDWSPEKRQQFIQQHTSAIADIAHETINQEIETILQAPEVKDVGYKPFFVSRTLDLLSDGPLPSGSGLLERLVSAYVSREVEQKLRSPINGAPILSEEQYRLLLSEIAEEMWLQETRELSSTSVREIAEIIGSTIGLSGDGLREVVERLPYNALLSRGSLPGSVAFEHDIFYSYFLTEPLSRVWGQRSEVSLERILRRGRLPEEAASLVGKIMRERNNTQALLDVLCKSVLKSSGDREQVSRNAGGLAAGILADNETSGITVSNLTFGDAPFGQATVIRGSFKDCSFVGTNLTTAAFINSEANGSTFDRIIVDIRRTRLELHGLQISNFNGLGILTDSAEEWRFSPRAIQESLAQCGLPDAHVENVYDVRADVVDTLERLCRLYLRTNSLTEDDTLMSRIVANPFWKGILSALVASGTVEFETKQASGRKVFIKRTVRPQDILLGMQRDSPVSETIRDLWQILESEFPSIESD from the coding sequence ATGAACTCGGAAGAAATCTTCGCAAGCAATCTGTCGAAGGACCTTGCCGCGTTCGCGGATCCAGGCGCCGAAGTTCAAGTACTGCCAGCGTCGGAACTCGAATTTCGCGGCAGCTGGTATCAAGACGGAAAATTGCGCTCTTTTACGTTCACTAGGGCTACGATCGACTCATCATGGCCTGACGGGGTAATTCAAGGACAAACGCGGACATCCTACAGATCGTTTTTGTCAGGCGCAGGCATGGCTGACCTGCGCGGGATAGCTCGAAACACAATCAACGTAATAAGTGCACTACCTAACTATGTAACTCTAGACGCCAACCTCATCGGCGAGCACGACGAAACAGGTGAAAGCCTAGATTCGTCGACATTGATCCAAAGCCTGGCGGAACCAGGCGATGGCAGAACGAATGTAGTTTTTATTACCGCAGACGCCGGCGTAGGCAAGACAAGCCTTCTACGTCACCTCGTTCGCAGTAAAGCGATCCAGTATATGGAAGGGGCCAGCAGTTCCCTTTGGCTATACGTGGATGCACAGGGTCGCAGACTTGCACAGCTTGACGAAGCAATCGCAGCGGAGCTCGACGATGTTCGAGCAAAGATTCCATACCATGCTTCTGTCCCACTCGTGCGGAGCGGAGCTCTTGTTCTGGTCGTAGACGGGTTCGATGAACTTATCGGCAGCGTTGGAAGTTACGACGAAGCGTTCAGCAGCCTGGCAAACTTCATCTCAGACTTGGATGGTTATGGCTGCATAATTGCCGCAGCTCGAAGCACTTATTACGAGCAAGAGTTCCTTACTCGAAGTGCGTCTTCTTTGGGATCTTTGGCAGACAGTTGGATACTGACAGCAGTTCGACTGCTGGACTGGTCTCCCGAAAAACGCCAGCAGTTTATTCAGCAACACACTTCAGCGATTGCCGATATTGCACACGAAACAATTAATCAAGAGATCGAGACAATCCTGCAGGCCCCCGAGGTTAAAGACGTTGGCTATAAGCCGTTCTTCGTTTCACGGACTTTGGATCTTCTTTCAGACGGACCATTACCGAGTGGGTCTGGCTTACTTGAGCGACTTGTCAGCGCCTATGTGTCACGGGAGGTAGAACAGAAGCTGCGATCTCCGATAAATGGTGCGCCGATACTCAGCGAAGAACAGTACCGTCTTCTACTTAGCGAGATCGCCGAGGAGATGTGGCTGCAGGAAACGCGAGAGCTATCCAGCACTTCCGTACGTGAGATAGCTGAAATAATCGGGAGCACCATCGGACTAAGTGGCGACGGACTACGTGAGGTTGTCGAGCGACTTCCGTACAACGCGCTTCTATCGCGAGGTAGCCTGCCAGGCAGCGTTGCTTTCGAGCACGATATATTCTACTCGTACTTTCTTACAGAGCCACTGTCACGCGTTTGGGGTCAGCGATCGGAAGTCTCACTTGAACGAATCTTGAGGCGTGGTCGACTTCCTGAAGAGGCCGCATCGTTGGTAGGTAAAATCATGCGCGAGCGTAACAATACTCAAGCTCTACTTGACGTTCTATGTAAGTCAGTACTCAAGTCATCCGGCGACAGAGAACAGGTGAGCAGGAACGCCGGTGGTCTCGCCGCGGGAATTTTGGCCGATAATGAAACATCTGGCATTACGGTATCGAACCTTACTTTTGGCGATGCTCCCTTCGGGCAAGCGACCGTAATTCGTGGAAGTTTCAAGGATTGCAGCTTCGTAGGCACGAACTTAACAACAGCCGCTTTCATCAACTCCGAAGCGAATGGGTCGACCTTTGATCGGATCATCGTTGACATTCGTCGGACTCGCCTTGAATTGCATGGTTTGCAGATTAGCAACTTCAACGGCCTCGGCATTTTGACCGATAGCGCCGAGGAGTGGCGATTTTCGCCAAGAGCCATACAGGAATCTTTGGCTCAATGCGGACTGCCCGACGCGCATGTTGAAAATGTATATGATGTACGAGCAGATGTCGTCGATACCCTAGAAAGGCTTTGTCGACTCTATCTGAGGACTAATTCCCTGACAGAAGACGACACGCTAATGTCTCGCATTGTCGCCAATCCTTTCTGGAAAGGCATACTTTCCGCCCTCGTTGCTTCTGGCACAGTGGAATTCGAGACGAAGCAAGCCAGCGGGCGAAAGGTGTTCATCAAGCGCACGGTCCGCCCGCAAGATATTCTGCTTGGCATGCAGCGAGATAGTCCAGTGTCAGAAACCATCCGCGACCTCTGGCAAATTCTCGAATCAGAATTTCCTTCCATCGAATCAGACTGA
- a CDS encoding NYN domain-containing protein — MSSTIVLVDLFNVGPGAKTDRDYEDLMTLVGDLIRGSLVNRTKSSEVHDIDCRLYGGFTSIRGTPTEQYSRTLKKIRLLRTLEDRVRIKPHIAKALALVPQAMLIGTYKNGGQKMVDQMLALDACHFAESAVYDRVCIIANDDDYVPAVLTMSRKYQCPISWLRKRATAENDQWFGGTTVSMLYDGAWK; from the coding sequence TTGTCCAGTACCATCGTGCTAGTCGATCTTTTTAATGTCGGTCCGGGCGCAAAGACTGATCGAGACTACGAAGACCTCATGACGTTAGTTGGCGACCTCATTAGAGGTTCACTAGTTAACCGGACGAAAAGTAGCGAAGTTCACGACATTGATTGTCGACTGTATGGTGGCTTCACTAGCATTCGCGGGACCCCAACAGAGCAATACAGCCGCACGCTAAAAAAAATTAGACTGCTAAGAACCCTTGAAGACCGCGTACGCATCAAGCCGCACATTGCGAAAGCGCTGGCGCTGGTTCCACAGGCAATGCTAATAGGCACCTATAAGAACGGCGGCCAGAAGATGGTCGACCAGATGCTTGCACTTGACGCATGCCACTTCGCCGAATCTGCCGTTTACGATCGCGTCTGCATAATAGCCAATGATGACGACTACGTCCCAGCCGTGCTCACGATGAGCAGAAAATATCAATGCCCAATCAGTTGGTTGCGCAAACGAGCAACAGCAGAAAATGATCAATGGTTCGGCGGGACGACAGTATCGATGCTATACGACGGAGCATGGAAATGA
- a CDS encoding DUF262 domain-containing protein — protein MGIQGRESTIQQVLTAYRVAVPLHQRPYSWELSELRELWQDLISFYEKYRNNISGRQYFIGSIVGQIKEGGRTLEVLDGQQRLATLVVMLAVARDVLHEGGAVEQANRIDHSCITDLPISLDGPREYRIQLGRYDDQFFKKWVLSYPSERRGKAVPKTASQRALLKAQNFFRLQIENYASESKLDKSEICRVLYSVVVNNVTVVQVVADKWDDVTEVFERLNDRGKDLSTLDLLRVHLIGKLNRSEHAEAEDAWRVIYELSDSAPKVDTFLRHSYITYMGDVKSHSLFRKIKNTLEQDDAEPPFDSPLSLTQSLAADAEYYKNVLEATHPDESCTHWLRAINTLGAKSLLPAALSAQVVLVDDHVQHAEVLRRLVTTFVRWNVIQGGESTDLEEAVYRVAQLVRSRQSLSVVSDNLRPYLGEDALIRSRFEQLSLARSGYQRYVLEALEDYSQGALAGQRPEKTVAGSKTLWIEHVYPQAPEATWGKWVDHDEWINRLGNLTLIHKRLNNVAKNKPFPAKKPIYSESSLGINKYFSRVQAWSPGVVDKRQSVLAKNVAKIWPRF, from the coding sequence ATGGGTATCCAGGGACGCGAGTCAACGATCCAGCAAGTGCTGACGGCCTACCGAGTCGCAGTCCCGCTGCATCAGCGCCCGTATAGCTGGGAGCTATCTGAGCTGCGCGAACTTTGGCAGGATTTAATTTCTTTTTATGAAAAGTATCGGAATAACATCAGTGGACGACAGTATTTTATTGGCAGCATTGTGGGTCAGATCAAAGAGGGTGGCCGAACTCTCGAAGTCCTCGATGGTCAGCAACGACTGGCGACACTTGTTGTAATGCTTGCCGTAGCTCGTGATGTATTGCACGAGGGGGGCGCAGTCGAGCAAGCTAACCGTATTGACCATTCGTGTATCACTGATCTGCCAATCTCGTTAGATGGCCCACGTGAATACAGAATTCAACTGGGAAGGTATGACGACCAATTCTTCAAAAAATGGGTTCTTTCTTACCCTTCTGAGCGACGCGGTAAGGCGGTGCCGAAGACTGCAAGTCAGCGAGCACTATTGAAGGCTCAAAATTTCTTTCGGCTACAGATCGAAAACTATGCTTCAGAGTCGAAGTTGGATAAATCTGAGATATGTCGAGTACTTTATTCTGTTGTGGTCAACAACGTAACAGTTGTGCAAGTTGTTGCAGATAAATGGGATGATGTCACCGAAGTCTTCGAGCGACTCAACGATCGCGGTAAAGATCTTTCTACGTTGGACCTACTTCGTGTTCATTTAATTGGGAAGCTGAATAGGTCTGAGCATGCTGAAGCCGAGGACGCGTGGCGTGTCATTTACGAGTTGTCGGATTCGGCTCCGAAGGTTGACACTTTCTTGCGGCATAGTTATATAACTTATATGGGAGACGTTAAATCCCATTCGTTGTTTCGTAAGATAAAGAACACCCTTGAGCAAGATGACGCTGAGCCGCCTTTTGACTCGCCGTTGTCTTTGACGCAAAGTCTCGCTGCTGATGCTGAATACTACAAAAATGTTCTAGAAGCAACGCATCCCGACGAATCTTGTACACACTGGTTGCGGGCGATCAACACCCTTGGTGCTAAGAGTCTGCTTCCTGCCGCTTTGAGTGCTCAGGTTGTACTGGTGGACGATCATGTTCAGCACGCAGAGGTTCTTCGTAGGCTAGTCACAACTTTTGTACGTTGGAACGTGATTCAGGGTGGAGAGTCGACGGATTTGGAAGAAGCCGTTTACCGTGTTGCTCAATTGGTTCGTTCTCGGCAGTCTTTGTCAGTTGTATCAGACAATCTGCGGCCATATCTCGGTGAAGATGCGCTAATCAGAAGCAGGTTCGAGCAATTGTCTTTGGCGCGAAGCGGATATCAGCGATATGTCCTAGAGGCACTTGAAGATTACTCTCAGGGCGCTCTGGCGGGCCAGCGGCCAGAAAAGACTGTGGCCGGTTCGAAAACGCTCTGGATTGAGCATGTGTATCCACAGGCACCTGAAGCAACTTGGGGAAAGTGGGTCGACCATGACGAATGGATTAATCGATTAGGAAATCTTACCTTAATTCATAAGCGACTGAATAACGTCGCTAAGAATAAGCCGTTTCCCGCGAAGAAGCCCATCTATTCGGAGTCATCATTAGGAATTAATAAGTATTTTTCGAGAGTTCAGGCATGGAGTCCTGGTGTTGTAGATAAGAGGCAGAGTGTCTTGGCGAAGAACGTTGCCAAGATATGGCCGAGATTTTAA
- a CDS encoding recombinase zinc beta ribbon domain-containing protein → MGILENPRYTDRQVWNRHGARTPGPAHHDAPARPSAAPGWAESEKVAHPALVDETTFLAIQGMRAARPTQHGDTRTHVLSGLVQCQLCGRRLDSHWVNGRPGYRCRHGHTSARNRPAELAKNVYVREDHLLNDLRVRLVEIVDDDRSMIAE, encoded by the coding sequence TTGGGCATCCTCGAAAATCCGAGGTACACGGACCGGCAGGTGTGGAACCGGCACGGCGCCAGAACACCCGGGCCCGCCCACCACGATGCTCCAGCCCGACCGTCGGCGGCACCAGGCTGGGCAGAGTCGGAGAAGGTGGCGCATCCGGCGCTCGTGGACGAGACGACGTTCCTGGCGATCCAGGGCATGCGCGCGGCCCGGCCCACACAGCACGGTGACACGAGGACGCATGTGCTGTCGGGACTAGTGCAATGTCAGCTGTGCGGCCGCCGACTGGACTCGCACTGGGTGAACGGCCGCCCTGGCTACCGCTGCCGTCACGGCCACACCAGTGCTCGCAACCGCCCAGCAGAGCTCGCCAAAAACGTCTACGTCCGCGAAGACCACCTACTCAACGATCTCCGCGTGCGACTCGTCGAGATCGTAGACGATGACAGGTCCATGATCGCCGAATAG
- a CDS encoding pentapeptide repeat-containing protein, with amino-acid sequence MADEITDRYLRRARKARSTLNVGAAIVILAGLLSIFGVPIDPASTPQAIRPLVANSPAILGAGGLFLIISAGRRIRSTAYAITRDRRAEVRHRAPIRSLRWWMILLAVAAVAGATWAALNWLLHEADAAPVRATARIDAIRTSMTVAAGLGAGLALALTTRRQWLAERAQGHTEDDTADRRVTELYTMAVGQLGSDNAAVRVGGLYALERLAQDNASHRQTIVEVICGYLRISDNTLRNPYKAMTADASIADGRGTLSGAPDRRTDRDVAELQVRLTAERILTTHLQPDRSWADIPHNPKFWSNIDLDLSGANLVDFNLHNCQVANANFRNATFAGTTDFGGIRFERHADFTGTEFLGDADFSLAEFLWHATFGQAHFGEDTSFEWAELCGRADFHNCIFGGTSNFDRAQFNRHATFGEATFYSLANFTQAQFSESVTFTRVTFHGRAIFTDAQLAQQTNRSGPVFQSARFGQGVRLGDSQTTHSTRLDHAPSWVRTCLHGAAARTDIPSQETRIWFPGWSVGDAPAKQPDDSPGTWRHLQSHYPESLPESELGS; translated from the coding sequence ATGGCTGACGAGATCACGGACCGCTACCTGCGGCGAGCACGGAAAGCACGATCGACCCTCAACGTCGGCGCGGCGATAGTGATCCTCGCAGGGCTATTGTCAATTTTCGGCGTTCCCATCGATCCAGCCTCGACACCTCAAGCAATCAGACCTCTGGTGGCCAACAGCCCAGCAATCCTGGGCGCCGGAGGCTTGTTTTTGATCATTTCCGCAGGCCGCCGCATAAGATCGACAGCGTATGCCATCACTCGCGACAGAAGGGCCGAAGTGCGGCACCGTGCGCCAATTCGGTCGCTACGATGGTGGATGATCCTGCTGGCGGTCGCCGCAGTCGCGGGCGCGACATGGGCGGCGTTGAACTGGCTGTTGCATGAAGCCGATGCAGCCCCAGTGCGCGCTACCGCGCGAATTGATGCAATCAGGACGTCCATGACCGTCGCCGCCGGGCTAGGAGCCGGCCTGGCCCTCGCGCTGACCACGCGGCGCCAGTGGCTGGCGGAGCGCGCCCAAGGACATACCGAGGACGACACCGCGGACCGCAGGGTGACCGAGCTCTACACGATGGCCGTCGGGCAGCTGGGTTCGGACAACGCAGCCGTGCGTGTCGGAGGGCTGTACGCACTGGAACGCCTCGCTCAAGATAACGCCAGCCACCGGCAGACCATCGTCGAAGTCATCTGCGGCTACCTCCGCATTAGCGACAACACGCTGCGGAATCCCTACAAGGCCATGACCGCGGACGCATCGATCGCTGACGGCCGAGGCACGCTTTCAGGCGCACCCGATCGTCGCACCGACCGGGACGTCGCCGAGCTGCAGGTCCGACTCACCGCCGAGCGCATCCTGACCACCCACCTACAGCCCGACCGAAGCTGGGCCGACATTCCCCACAACCCAAAATTCTGGTCGAACATCGACCTCGACCTCAGCGGCGCCAACCTTGTCGACTTCAACCTCCACAACTGCCAGGTAGCCAACGCCAATTTTCGCAACGCCACCTTCGCCGGCACCACCGACTTCGGCGGTATACGCTTCGAACGACACGCAGACTTCACCGGCACCGAATTTCTCGGCGATGCCGACTTCAGCCTGGCCGAGTTCCTCTGGCATGCCACATTCGGACAAGCACACTTCGGCGAAGATACCAGTTTCGAGTGGGCCGAACTCTGCGGACGAGCCGATTTCCACAACTGCATATTCGGCGGTACATCAAACTTCGATCGAGCCCAATTCAACCGGCACGCGACATTCGGGGAGGCGACGTTTTATTCTTTAGCCAACTTCACTCAAGCGCAGTTCAGTGAGTCTGTCACATTCACCCGGGTAACGTTTCACGGACGGGCCATCTTCACCGACGCACAGCTCGCGCAACAAACCAATCGATCCGGCCCCGTCTTCCAATCCGCTCGATTCGGCCAGGGCGTCCGCCTGGGCGACAGCCAGACGACGCACTCGACGAGACTGGACCACGCGCCGTCCTGGGTTCGCACGTGCCTACACGGCGCCGCTGCCAGGACGGACATACCGTCGCAGGAAACAAGGATCTGGTTTCCCGGCTGGAGCGTCGGCGACGCACCTGCGAAGCAGCCGGACGACTCGCCGGGGACATGGCGACACCTGCAATCCCACTACCCTGAGAGCCTGCCGGAGAGCGAACTTGGTTCGTAG